The Sander lucioperca isolate FBNREF2018 chromosome 4, SLUC_FBN_1.2, whole genome shotgun sequence DNA segment ttgtggggggttgtttggctcgaggtcaaggtccaaagcagcctagggtgaaattactccgaaccatcactttaaaaggtgcactatgcgttCCTGCATGACGTTACTTCTGTTGACGTGCCAAGtgaatttcaaacaaaacgagcaagctcgcccctccccccatgtttccataactgtcatgactaactgactaactgtcactaacctccaccccctcccccaaccatcttgccggtgattggctggagtggtttgttgtattttggtgcctatcctgtgcctctagtgtttgtttgacgtttacgccccctgtgttgtctcctgagaccgggctttttcacagtctattcagggggcaggaagctagcggatcaaggagagctgcctacgatttgagataaaaatgaaattgcgctgaaaccatgcaggaactcatagtgcacctttaatgacacaaaaatattattttaaggAAGATATCATTTACTTCCAGTTCCAGTTCGATGATGATTCAGTACAAATCTGAAAATGTGACTCCAATACTAAATggttgaatgaataaatgaatgttgAACATGATAAGGTCCAAATGGTCTGTCGGGGCTCACGGCAGGTTCGCAACACTCCACAGATCTAcggaaaaaggaggaaaaaaattaTAACCACGCAAGACCAAACGACAGTTACTCAATGCTGCTGAACAAATTTCCATTTAAATCATCATGCAGCTTATGAAGACTTTAGGGCTGTACCGAATACTattttttgagcttcgaagCTTCAGTGCTTTTCAACagtaatattattaatatatccAAAGCTTAGGTGGCGCCAGCAGCGGCGGGGGAAACAAACCGCAcctgaaggcagctttatttcacggAAAATGAGAGAACAAAAAGAGACGAAGCGAGAGTTGAAGTgactgctttgttgttgcaggacacAAAATCCTGGCCAGTTCAGTGCATGTCTTTCGTATTTTAACCTCatagtgtttacatttttattgcagCTGCgacagaggcagtgatgttGGACAGCAATATGGACTGGTGAGTCTGATAGCCGCCGATTAACGGTATATGATTGTCCACAGCACTTTGATGTCGGGTTGCTTTTCTCCTAAAGTTAAACCGGACTCAACTTCCTGCCGCAGGCATTCAAAACAAAacggaaagacctgcgttttatACACTGTCTGAAGACCGACGCAGTGTGTGTAAATGAATGCTTAGCCAGCCAGCGCCTCACTGTATTGGCATTATGCACGGCCATACCTATGTTTACCTTTATCAAATTGCCTGAAAACGACAccaggctgctacagtataaccatacagacctctacacACATCATACTGCTCGCTTCCAGCACACATTTACCCAGATTTTCCACTGGGcacgtctgtgctgcgttctgGCTGCGTCTTGCCTGCCTgactcgcagattttattgtctctactttgtattttacagaacaatcacgtgtttctgaagctagtatctaccttccactccacgCGCTCTTGTTATTAAACTCCatgtcttctcttttctggcgtccttataaaaaaaagatcggtgatgtctattatgtttttccacctccaagatgaatttctcgttcaaaactttaatttgtttaaaaaagtaatgaatgaataaatatttttaactgaaagagactttttattgttaatcgcaattaattgtacagcagaATTTGGAATTGTTAGAGCTCTAGCAATATGATTTCAGTAAGGAAGAGATAGATATTCTGGGATGTTTTGTGCGTTGGAATGTGTTTTACCCCTGAAATGGAGCATAATGTAACTAAACATATAATAATACATATCATCATATATGTACACACAGTATTCTCACACTTTAGTTTACTTACTTTAATCAATCTGAGGGGTCAGGAAGATGGCTGGCTGTGGCACTTTTTGCTTCACCTTCTGGTTAAATAATTCAAGcttgaaataaaagaaatatagaaATTCATAACACAAATGGTGATATACAATCACAGGATAAATGAGTACAAAAAAATTCTACTATGCAGGTCTGTACACCCCCTCCCCATAGGTACACCCATGAGGaaatataaatgtttaaaaaaaatcccgtCTGAAAATGTTGAGAAATCCTAAAGATTCCTGGGCCTGTATTTATCAAGCATCTCAGAATCATTTAGAGTAAAGGAGTTATTTACTAAACGTCACTGACTTTCAGCAAGAAGACGTGTGACATCACTGTTGTACACTTTCAGAAGCAACGTTGAAAATATGATCATGTGCTACCGTCATTTTCTGACAGCTGCCATTTGAATTATTAGCGGAAATATCTGAAATGCAGAACTCTTTTGTGTatagtagggctgcaaccaagGATGATTTTCATTATctattaatctgctgattactTTCTAGATTAATCAtctgtctataaaatgtcagaaagcagtaaagaaaaagaaaatcccagTTTTGTCAAAGTCCgaggtgatgtctttaaatgccttgttttgtccaaaagatattcagttttaatatgatataaaacagaaaaaaggatATCTCCATATTTCAGAGGCTGAAAACAGCTTTTTCTGCCATTTCTGCATGAAAGATTACTTTAACGATTAATCAATCAACAGTTATTTAGGTTATGAATGCAATAATATGATGCCAACATTTTTAAATGGCTTACTGTAACTAATAGAAACCAAAAATACATATGCATGTAACACTGGCAACAGCCATTCACATGAATTTGACATAAATGTAAATATCTCTTAGTTTACAATTTTTTGTCTACGTTGATTGGGACCTGATCCACAAATGAACTGGATCACTTGGTGCTTGGCTCATGGCCCAACTTTTCAGCAAACTTAATTGAAATCcatcttttatttatatatatatatatatatatatatatattcataatatatatatttgatatatCCTGCTAACAATCGTACGGACTAATGGGACAAGACCTCGCTAACCTAACCTCCTAAAATGAGATGGATTAGGAAGCTGATAAAACCCAACACTCCACCAACCGTTTTCCTCAGGTTCGCCTTAATTTCCGTCTCTGTTGGCGGCTGTTTTTCCTCTTCCGACAGCTCGGCTTCCGAGTTATCTTCATCGAGCTGTAGAGCCTCCTCCACCGAATTTGCACTCTGTTTCTCTTGTTTTTCTGCAATTTTCTGTGCTTTTCGAAGCTGTTTTTTCCTTGCCCAGCGTTTACGTCTGCTCTTCAACTTCGACTCCGCGGTCCCCCTTCGCATTTTGCCTGATGTGAGTTGCTTTAAATTGCTCTCGGTGGTCTTAGTCTTGATGACCTGCAGGCAGCGAGGGCCAGAAACAGAACCGCTTTGGCCTTCGCTCTGAGACAGGTCTGGATTCACAAACCAGTTCATGTCTTCCAGAGATCGGCGATGAGGGTAAACCACGTTAGGTGCCACGACGGAGCCAGGAAAGGGACAGTAGGTGTTTAGTGGATAAGGACCCTCGCTGggatagagggagggaggaatggCATCCTGAGTATGTGTCCAGTAAGAGTCTGTAGCAGCGCTGTAAGTGCCGCTGTGGTAAGCAGTGTACTCCGAGTCCTGGGACAAACTGTAGGCTGAAAATTCAGAAAAAGCACTAGGGTGGGGCTGGGGATACGGTGGGTTTGGTGGATATGGATGTTGATAAGTAGAGATTTCTTCGAGGTATTTTCCGTCTCGGTCTTCGTCCTTGCACCTCTGTGCTTCTCTTCTGTCCCGGTTATGGTCTTGGTGTGTCGGTCCGTCACGGCTTTTTTCTCTCGAGTGGCTGCGTTCAGATCTTCGCTTGGAGTCTTTGCTGTGGGAGCACCGACGGCGAGAGGGGCTGGGACTAAAGTTTCTAGACCTAGTGGAcctggaagaggaggaagaagaggaggagtgaCTGTAATGCCTTTGGGAGCCCCTCTGCTGACTCTCCTGCTCCGCTCTGCGGTCAGCTCTTCTGTCGCCATGCTTCTTACCATACAGCCTCTCCTGAGTCCGGTCTGCTAGTTTGCTCATCTCTTCTACTTCCAGGCTCAGCCCCAGGGTTTTAAGAATGTTCTGGAGCTGTGCGCTCTGCTCATCCACCTTTGGTTTTTCTTCTTCgttcttcttcttgttcttccCTGCCGAGGGAGACCTGGATCGACCATTTGCTTCTCCTCTGTCGTCCTTCTTTTCTCCATCATCAGGTAGGGTCTCATTGAGGGATCTCTCTTGACTGGGCGGGTCAGTCTTCCTCTCTCCGCTGTTGGTCCGACTGTGGCCTGGCAGCGACACTCCGCTATTCGATCGCTGGCTCTCGCTCCCGAAGGCTGGGTCGGACTTGTTCTCTGCAGCAGCGGGGTGAATGTTCAGGAGCTCCTCGCCTAAAGGAAGGTCCTCGCTGTCATTGGTGACGATCCTGCTGAGGAAGTCGAAATCCACGCCTTTGTTAAGCACGCTGAGGAAGAGCTGGAAACCCTCGTTGACGCCGTTCTCTTGCTTGGCTGGGGAAGTATTGCGTCGGATGGGAGGAGACGGTGGGGCGTCAGTGGCCTGGGAAAGGggcagatacacagacacattgcTTGTTGTTAAAACATTAATTTGTAATATCAAGAACTTATTGCAACCGGACAAGTTTTTTCATACTTGCTACTTTCTTTACTTGGGAGTACCAAAAGACAAAATTACTGTCAGGAAAAAGGCATCAACTCCTGAAAGCCTTTTTCTATCCACTTCACTTACATTCACTTCATTActactagagatgttccgatgccgataccagtatcggaaaagcctccgataccgcctaaaatgctggtattggaaagtactggagtttatgcaaccatccgataccacgtaatttatttatgttctttttcggttatgactgactgtcaaactggatagtaaaaaaaaagttctgtaGCATTTATTGTTTgcgtttgttcatgtttcacaaaaagtttaacctgagccagacaaTACAACAGTGACAGCAATCatatccatacagggatagtagtacactgctgttaaaacatagtaaaatatatgtattttttttaaacacactggtatcagatTTGGATTTTTGAGGCCAACACTGATATGAATACTTGAGAGTCTGATAATGATATCAGGGCTTTAAGTTAAGGGTGCCACGGGGACGGAAAATAAATCGATCAGAGAcgattaaaaatacattttggggtgaaccccacacacacacacacacacacacacacacacacacacacacacacacacacacacacacacacacacacacacacacacacacacaacaaggccCTCCTTCTTGTATCAGGTTAGTGCAAAAATGCCAACTCATTTCATGGGTTTTTGGAGTCATTTCTGCAGCACTCTATTATCTCAACAGTATATGTTTAAAgtataaaaacatgtaaaacGTTAAACCATGTCTGTCAAATCCCATCATTTTTCCTGGGTTTTACTTGAAAAAGATCCTGTAATTTCATGGGTGGATAGTAGTAACGGACCATAGTTGATCCGTGGTCCGTATGGATCAATTGTAAAGTTGAACCACAATACTGTTACATAAAGTAGGCTGATAAATCGCTATGGAGGGTTGCCGTGAAAAGAAACAGGCAAAGCAATTTTATGTTCACGTGAatggcgcatgttaaaatctggtACTAATATGGCACCGAtgcctaaacgaccggtatctaccggacggaatagcaacgtggatttcggtgccacttaaacacctgctctgctctctgatgctccgaaataGACGTGTTTTTAGTGCTGATCTGAAAATGTATCTGATCCGTGACTTCAAACCGTGATCCAATCCGAACCGTGAGTTTGGTGATCCGTTGCAATCCTAGTGGATAGGTATTTGAGAAGACAGAATACTAATTTCATATGggattttgtgttttctcttatTTACGTTTTTATTTATCCATTTTATAAATTTATTTTTAGTTGTATTTATGTGATTattaataatgaaaaatattaaTATAGTGTGAATGTGATGCCTATTTTCTACAAAGTAGGTGGCTCAAAAATATTACAAACCTCTCTGCTTGCTGGCAAAACACAGGGCTCACTACATCTGTGCTTCATGAGTGCCTTCACTCTGAGCTTCAGGGGATGGTCGTCCTGCAGCAGACCATCTCTGCTCAGCCTGGATGAGTTCATTCTCTCTCTGGGAGACCGCACCTGAAAAACAAGGAGGCAATGCAGtaaacactagggctgcacgatatgaggataatatctaattgcaattattttaaCTGCttttgcgattgcgatatgattcacgatattggaggtcatgatcatttttgtatcattatttttttgtatctcgcattgccagaccttcctccacggcgctgcggagtagggtctggctagtccacacagcattccgggatgggataaaaacgtgctctggtttattggcatttctttaaactaatcacaattgtcttgggcggcgctaagcaccggacacaatgatggtgccgctgcaaaatagcctcgggaaggaacttgttatggtggaacatgtgtacgttcaaaagttgttttagtcgtgcaacagaaaactcagattggacagatagtctagctagctgtctggatttaccctgcagagatctgaggagcagttaaccatagtcctcgtaaatccaccagagttaaGATTGCCAACACAAAGGCATTCCAAAGGACATCTGGCgaaatttccagcggcacctgaacaatcccagaagtggaacgtcatcgatatagactacatttacattgataaatatttcaaaaataatgttttttagcGAGGAACTGTAgtaaacaaagatttttttctctagtctgtaggatacgatttttttggctgggacgtctctgcagcaccacgatattcaattcagaatggtttgacacatatttgcCCTTTAACAAATCTTGCACCcctctgcgatttggatattgcactggTCCGTATTGCGATTACAATAacattgtgattaattgtgaaGCCCTAGTAAACAGTATATCTGGAAAGCAGTGGGCCTCTGCATGCTGCCTGCTGATTGGTTGATCAGATttgttaatcaatcaatcaatcaatcaatcaatcaatctatctatcactCACCTTTGACAGGAAGCCGGCAGGATGTCGCTGCTGCAAAATGACATTCACCCTGTCTTTAAGAGTTGCTCCTTTGCATGCAGATGATTGTTCATTACAGGAAAAGTCTGAAGGTGTGGTCTTCTTCACAAGCGGTTCAACAGATTTCAGAGCAATAGCAGCTTTCTTAAGTAGTATCCGCTCCTCAATCTCTCTAAGCTCTTTTCGCTTTCTCGCCAGCTCTGGATCCTCTTCCTCCAGTTCAAGTGGCGCTCCATCTGGGTCCTCGACTTCTGACTCCTTTATGTGTAAGTTAAACGAGAGAGGAGGACTGACTCCCTCCCATCCCATGCTGCTTTGCCGAGCATCAAAAGTGTGCCTCGAGTATTCGCAGTAAGTGTCCCTCTCGTTATCAGTTCTTGGGGCATTCTCCATGCTGTTATTAACATAATTCTGGTGATTTGGGTCCAGATTTTTCTGGACTGTCCGAAGAATAGCGTCCCAGTCGACTGGATTCATCCTTCAGCCAGTCTCTCTCTATTACGGTTTATGCAGTCAGTACACTCTGTAAAGTAGAAACAATGTGGAGAAATTGCTAGATAGATTAGAACAGACCGGTATGCAGACTGTTACTTTACTGACAGCACAGTAACGTTAACCTTATTTAATAGATAATGTCCAACTGCCTTTTGGAGAAGTTCCACCTCGCGCGACTGTTGACATATTTTCAGTACCAAATACTTTAACTTGGCTCACATATTGACTTATTTTGAGGAAAGACTAAGCCTAGCATTTGATAACCTAACCACCCTTTTGGCACTGTAAGATGATGTCATGTTATTTGGCAAATTAAAGGTCAAACAAACAGCGAAGGCTAGCGTTAAATGCTGTTTTCAGATAGCTTAGCATGGCCGCTAACGTTAACAGACTGTTtacgtagctagctagctacgttaCTACAGCGGCTGAAACTAATGTTACCTCTTCCTCTGTCGCATCGTGGGACAACTGTTTATATGCGGTTATCTCGAAAATTAAGTTCTAGAACAGTGGAATGCCAAAACTGAGCTTTAATAAGCTTCAGCAAAAGACAAGGACAACCGTTGATGTTAGAAAAATAGCTTGAACTAAGGAATTTGGGCCAAGTATGCTCTCACTGCTTTGGTGGTGTTGAAAAGTGGATATTGACAGCGCCAGCTGCTGGACGGAGTACCAACACCTAAGTAATACtcaaatatttctctctgaaatgtagtggagtagaagtagaaaagaaaagactgaaGTACTTTTTCTacttgtactgtataagcacctcaaatttgtacttaagtacagtagttgcTGATCAGCATTAGTTAACACTGTTAATTCAGTTAACGTTACTTCATACATtcaatcagtggtggaatgtagcctaagtacattcactcaagtactgtacttaagtacaaatttgaggtacttgtactttactttctAGTCTGCttttatgcaaattatatttgacaCTACTGCTTCTTAGTCCATCTCTGGCCAAAACCTTACCTATATTAAATGGTTTATAGGGTCAGACTTTCCATTTTGTTATTTTCCCCTATTAGCTCCTTTGCATAGTTTCCAAAAAAGCACACAAATCGCCAATATCATATTAAGTGATATAATCTTAAAACCTAAGGCGATTTCACTTCATTGTAATAAAAGCAACATGTTGCGTTGTcttgaaaaaaactgtttttaagCTTTATCATTTCTAAAGAAAATCAACCCTGAGCCCATAAGCCATAGATATATACACCTGCAATTGCCTGCAGACAAAAtcattagatttaaaaaaataaataaaataaataactaagcTAAATCTTAAAAGGTCAAGTGTGGTTCTTTATTCATCGTCTCTGCAGCAGTGCCAGATTTAGCTTTGGTTCTTGAATGTCTAGCTTCTATGAGTATTGATTAATCTTCTCCTGTTGCACTGTAGTGCCATGTGAAATCTCAAACTGGTTGGAACTTGGCAGACCTTTACAGGAATTTTAGGAACTCTGCATTCACCTCTCTGAGCTTGTGTGAAGGTGTGACAGATCTGAAATGGAATTGATCCATTccaaaatgtattataaaaatacatataatcTATGTCAGCTCCTGTACCCCCCAAGTATACATACTAGGGGATCAGTTTGCAGCCGAGTGCGAAGCGGCTgtgatgaggatcagcacctctaaatctgaggccatggttttcagcaggaaaccgacggagtgcctactccaggtagggaatgagtccttaccccaagtgatggggttcaagtaccttggggtcttcaCGATTTGtggggacaatggagcaggagattggcAGGAGATTGGcaggagaatcggcgcagcgggggcggtattacattcacttTATCGCACTGTTGTGATGAGAGAGCAGAGCCaaaaggcaaagctctcgatctaccggtgaATTTTTggtcctaccctcacctatggtcatgactgaaagaacgagatcccGGGTACAAGTGgctgaaatgggtttcctcaggagggtggctggcgtgtCCCTTTGacatagggtgagaagctcagtcatccgtgaggaactcagagtagagccgctgctccttcgcatcgaaaggagccagttgaggtggttcgggcatctggtaaggatgccccttgggcgcctccctagggaggtgttccaggcacgtcctgctgggaggaggcctcggggaagacccaggactaggtggagggattatatctccaacctggcctgggaacgcctctggatcccccagtcggagctcgttaatgtggctcgggaaagggaagtttggggtcccctgctggagctgctccccccgtgacccgaccccggataagcagaCGACGATGGGAAATGGGATTAACCTGCTTGGTATAGAAATGGATAAATGAAAATAACTGTTAACGTTCTCTAAACCACACTGTGTTGTATTCTAACATCCTGATTTGTCATATTCTGAGGCAGTAGGagttgcaaagattaatcaatactcaattagttgtcaactattaaattaaatcgccaactattttgataatcgattaagcagtttgtcattttttttatcaaaaaaagtaaaaaattctgattgcagcttcttaaatgtgattttctttCTGGTTTCTTTACTCCTCTGTGATAGTAAACTTAATATCTTTAAGTTgtggtgaaaaaaaactaaattacgTCGTTTTTCACCATTTCTTATCATCCcctaatcgagaaaataatcgaaagatgaatcgataatgaaaatgatcgttggttgcagccctagttctgTGCAGCCTGCCACTGAGGATCATTTCAtgagacattttgacttttttgcaCGACAGTCCCATCCAACGTCTTGCTTCTTCTgagaatagttttttttcttcttcacaataTATTCAAGAAAAGTTAGTGCAATAAAACGGTTCTTTGCCATGTACTTAGAATCACTGCCTTTAATATTAAGCGAttcaaatatttacacaatcaTGTTCTGTACGTGTACACAAAAGGACATGTCAACCTGACAAACGGAGGCTTAAGAGTAGAGcacattttgttgttgtgggtCAGCCAAAATCCTCTGAAGACTGAACACTTGACCATGGTGCGGTTTCATTAGGATACAAGCTTGTatcctacaaaaaaaaaaaaaactgtgcgcAAATGTAatgagctgcaaagattaaacgattagttgtcaactataaAATTCAGTCAAGTCATTTAATTTGTATTGCACAATTAAACGAACAACAGTtgacccaaagtgctttacaggtaGAGCAGGGAAGGCAGAAACAGTATGCCTATAAAATTACTCGCAAACTAGTTTAgtagtgattttttttatgaaaaaacaaTGTAGAAATTCTcagattccagcttcttaaatgggaatattttctagtttcttctctcctctgtgacagttaactgaatgtctttgagttgtggacaaaacgagacatttgaggacgtcatcttgggctttgggaaacactggtccacatttttttcttctttttctttacattttatagaccaaacaactaatcgattaaccgAGAAAACaatcaatgaaaataatctgcagCCCTAAATATAATTTTAACAATTATAATGTATCAAATCAAGGTGTTTAAACAAAATTTGAAAAACCTAAATCAATAAAACACTTTCTTTACACTGTGCATTTTTTATTAAGCATGTAATTGTGCTATGGGTATAAGAACAGAGCTCCAACACCCCCTGGAGCTTTGTCACTGTGGTCTGTTAATTACATTGTCTGTGTTGGCCTTGCTCTTTGTTTCTGCTAGACAGGTTTGCGTGTTGTTCATTTTCTGTGAGGGGATgttcaaatgtgttttgtggTTAAAACAGAACGCCATAAAAAGGCCCAACTGTTTATTTTATGGAGATATTTTACTATTCTCCAGAGACAAAACATAATTTTTCAACTATATCAGTCAGTCAGATATACACCCTATGCAACGCTCTTCATCCAGGTTGTTTGGTTTCAATAACCTGCAGACAGCGAGGCCTTGACAGAGTTTTGGATttttgtgtggtgttcatataCTGAGTCGGATTATTACCTGGCAGGTTCAAAAAGGGTGGATTGCTTGGATTGAGAAGGTGCCTCGTTTGAGCGAGTAGTGCGGGAAAGATGTTCAAAGGTGGGGCACGGGGGTAAGGGAAGAAGGGAGGCAGGCCAGGCATGAAAAACCTGGGTCCAAGGTGGGGCAAGTTAGGAGGGGGCAGAGCTGGGGGCAGAGCAGGGTATGGCAGCAGCGGTGAACAGACTGGGGAGTACTTCGGCATTACAGGTGTAGGGGATGACGTCGATAAAGTGTATGGGGAATTTTGAGAAAATGACTGACATGGAGCAGTACTTTCCTGGGAGTAAGTTTCACATTTCTGACTCTCCTGTAAAGTGCCACGGCTGCTATTCTGGCCATATCCGACAGCTTCATGCACCTGTACTTGTTGTACCTCGGTTTCATCCCTCTGAGCACTATACGAGTCTTTTGTCTGGTGATATTCCCGATTTACCAGGCTAAAACTAGATCTGCTCGATGACGATGATCTACTTTGCGGTCTCGGTGAAAACGCTGGCCTCGTGTCCCTTTCCCGGCTTCCTCTACGATGGCGCCCCCCGTCACAATCCTTCTTTCCATATAACCGCTCATGGATCCGATGTGACATTTGGCCCAGTTCTTCGGATCCTAAATCAATGCCAATGGCCTGTAGGACATCTTGCATTTGCCTGTGCTTGTGCTCCTCTTCAGGTGTCAGTGTTATCTTTCCCACCACTGAGGGAGACCGGGATCTACTGTTGGAGCTAAAGTAGCTTTGGTCTCCGTCAGCCCTTTGCAGAGACTTTTCATCAGACGGAGCGCGGCCCTCAGGGCTGACGGACCTGCAACGAGGCTTTGGAGACGCCAGTCTCTGGGACCTCTCGCACTCGCTCCAGTGGCTGGTATTTTGGTGGCTTCCCTGTTGCCCCCCAGCGTAACCAGGAGACCACGGACGATCGGTGTTCGTGAAAGAACGCGGCGAGCGTGGCCGATCACTCACTTCAGTGGCGGTCTGAGTCACTATCTTGTTGAGCATGGTGACATTCACACCCTTGTTGAGCACATCAAGGAAACGCTGAAAACCCATGGCCGACTTCTTCTGCTCAGGAACGGCAGCACTTTGGCCGGCGACGGCCCTCTCGAAAGACTGatgggaaacacacacaagcaaacgCAGTTTGTCAAACTACTATTAGCAGTCTTCGTTTGTCAAATCTATTTTTGTAGATGTGGAACCACCTGTTAGAAATTTGGAGCCATTAAATGTTAATTCTATAATCTTAAAAATTAAACAGCACTTTCtcttattttatttgattaaaagaaGCTTCTTTTAGAAGAATATTACGTCGTTATAGGCCAGGATGATTGGTTCACTTTTAAGCTGATGTCGGGAAGCTGTCTCTTAGCCTTTTACTAATTAGACCGTATCGAAAGAATGACTCACACTTTTCTTGt contains these protein-coding regions:
- the LOC116039622 gene encoding zinc finger protein 318-like translates to MNPVDWDAILRTVQKNLDPNHQNYVNNSMENAPRTDNERDTYCEYSRHTFDARQSSMGWEGVSPPLSFNLHIKESEVEDPDGAPLELEEEDPELARKRKELREIEERILLKKAAIALKSVEPLVKKTTPSDFSCNEQSSACKGATLKDRVNVILQQRHPAGFLSKVRSPRERMNSSRLSRDGLLQDDHPLKLRVKALMKHRCSEPCVLPASREATDAPPSPPIRRNTSPAKQENGVNEGFQLFLSVLNKGVDFDFLSRIVTNDSEDLPLGEELLNIHPAAAENKSDPAFGSESQRSNSGVSLPGHSRTNSGERKTDPPSQERSLNETLPDDGEKKDDRGEANGRSRSPSAGKNKKKNEEEKPKVDEQSAQLQNILKTLGLSLEVEEMSKLADRTQERLYGKKHGDRRADRRAEQESQQRGSQRHYSHSSSSSSSSRSTRSRNFSPSPSRRRCSHSKDSKRRSERSHSREKSRDGPTHQDHNRDRREAQRCKDEDRDGKYLEEISTYQHPYPPNPPYPQPHPSAFSEFSAYSLSQDSEYTAYHSGTYSAATDSYWTHTQDAIPPSLYPSEGPYPLNTYCPFPGSVVAPNVVYPHRRSLEDMNWFVNPDLSQSEGQSGSVSGPRCLQVIKTKTTESNLKQLTSGKMRRGTAESKLKSRRKRWARKKQLRKAQKIAEKQEKQSANSVEEALQLDEDNSEAELSEEEKQPPTETEIKANLRKTLELFNQKVKQKVPQPAIFLTPQID
- the LOC116039623 gene encoding cyclin-dependent kinase 12-like, with the protein product MMQSNRSEYTHRRQYSDKSSRQWDDYDDGWEERREPHRDIAQDSYQKYGGDGQSSTERRGRSREYSDSPKMLYSKDAMNRDWSRKSSARRRVSSPVWGTCEKKRRRCTEDDMDEYMYRREPEDETKRQSPDSFSRAHVTKDFKHTLPEEEDFKYRKTPQDSKHRYRHEEFTYRQQPDDCRQSSGYYKGRDGHERSRDVSQERTRSQDCSTKSYAKPRERTDGPSTDHKDYRQNRTWFPLNEPSGQSFERAVAGQSAAVPEQKKSAMGFQRFLDVLNKGVNVTMLNKIVTQTATEVSDRPRSPRSFTNTDRPWSPGYAGGQQGSHQNTSHWSECERSQRLASPKPRCRSVSPEGRAPSDEKSLQRADGDQSYFSSNSRSRSPSVVGKITLTPEEEHKHRQMQDVLQAIGIDLGSEELGQMSHRIHERLYGKKDCDGGRHRRGSRERDTRPAFSPRPQSRSSSSSRSSFSLVNREYHQTKDSYSAQRDETEVQQVQVHEAVGYGQNSSRGTLQESQKCETYSQESTAPCQSFSQNSPYTLSTSSPTPVMPKYSPVCSPLLPYPALPPALPPPNLPHLGPRFFMPGLPPFFPYPRAPPLNIFPALLAQTRHLLNPSNPPFLNLPGNNPTQYMNTTQKSKTLSRPRCLQVIETKQPG